In one Cervus canadensis isolate Bull #8, Minnesota chromosome 22, ASM1932006v1, whole genome shotgun sequence genomic region, the following are encoded:
- the MCM2 gene encoding DNA replication licensing factor MCM2 encodes MAESSESFTVASSPGPRRRSNDPLTSSPGRSSSRRTDALTSSPGRDLPPFEDESEGLLGTEGPLEEEEDGEELIGDGMERDYRAIPELDVYEAEGLALDDEDVEELTASQREAAERVMRQRDREAGRGLGRMRRGLLYDSDEEEEERPSRKRRQVERATEDGEEDEDMIESVENLEDLKGHSVREWVSMAGPRLEIHHRFKNFLRTHVDGRGHNVFKERISDMCKENRESLVVNYEDLAAREHVLAYFLPEAPAELLQIFDEAALEVVLAMYPKYDRIASRIHVRISHLPLVEELRSLRQLHLNQLIRTSGVVTSCTGVLPQLSMVKYNCNKCGFVLGPFCQSQNQEVKPGSCPECQSAGPFEVNMEETIYQNYQRIRIQESPGKVAAGRLPRSKDAILLADLVDSCKPGDEIELTGIYHNNYDGALNTANGFPVFATVILANHVAKKDNKVAVGELTDEDVKMITSLSKDQQIGEKIFASIAPSIYGHEDIKRGLALALFGGEPKNPGGKHKVRGDINVLLCGDPGTAKSQFLKYVEKVSSRAIFTTGQGASAVGLTAYVQRHPVSREWTLEAGALVLADRGVCLIDEFDKMNDQDRTSIHEAMEQQSISISKAGIVTSLQARCTVIAAANPIGGRYDPSLTFSENVDLTEPIISRFDVLCVVRDTVDPVQDEMLARFVVGSHVRHHPSNKEDGGPGGAPEPAMPNTYGVEPLPQEVLRKYIIYAKEKVHPKLNQMDQDKVAKMYSDLRKESMATGSIPITVRHIESMIRMAEAHARMHLRDYVMEDDVNMAIRVMLESFVDTQKFSVMRGMRKTFARYLSFRRDNNELLLFILKQLVAEQVTYQRNRFGAQQDTIEVPEKDLVDKARQINIHNLSAFYDSELFRMHKFTHDLKRKVILQQF; translated from the exons ATGGCG GAATCCTCCGAGTCCTTCACAGTGGCGTCCAGCCCGGGCCCGCGGCGGCGCTCCAACGATCCCCTCACCTCCAGCCCCGGGCGGAGCAGCTCCCGGCGCACGGATGCCCTGACTTCCAGCCCTGGCCGGGACCTCCCTCCCTTTGAGGATGAGTCGGAGGGACTGCTGGGCACCGaggggcccctggaggaggaagaggacggAGAGGAGCTTATTGGAGATGGCATGGAGAG GGACTACCGCGCCATCCCGGAGCTGGACGTCTATGAGGCTGAGGGGCTGGCCCTGGACGACGAGGACGTGGAGGAGCTGACGGCCAGTCAGAGGGAGGCGGCCGAGCGGGTCATGCGGCAGCGCGACCGGGAGGCGGGCCGCGGCCTGGGCCGCATGCGCCGCGGGCTCCTGTACG ACAGCGACGAAGAGGAGGAGGAGCGCCCCAGCCGGAAGCGGCGGCAGGTGGAGCGTGCCACGGAGGACGGCGAGGAGGACGAGGACATGATTGAGAGCGTGGAGAACCTAGAGGACCTCAAGGGCCACTCGGTGCGCGAGTGGGTGAGCATGGCCGGCCCGCGGCTGGAGATCCACCACCGCTTCAAGAACTTCCTGCGCACCCACGTGGACGGCCGCGGACACAACGTCTTCAAGGAGCGCATCAGCGACATGTGCAAAG agaacCGCGAGAGCCTGGTGGTGAACTATGAGGACCTGGCGGCCCGGGAGCACGTGCTGGCCTACTTCCTGCCCGAGGCGCCCGCCGAGCTGCTGCAGATCTTCGACGAGGCGGCCCTGGAGGTGGTGCTGGCCATGTACCCCAAGTACGACCGCATCGCCAGCCGCATCCACGTGCGCATCTCCCACCTGCCGCTGGTGGAGGAGCTGCGATCGCTCCG GCAGCTGCACCTGAACCAGCTGATCCGCACAAGCGGCGTGGTGACCAGCTGCACAGGCGTCCTGCCCCAGCTCAGCATGGTCAAGTACAACTGCAACAAGTGCGGCTTCGTGCTGGGGCCCTTCTGCCAGTCCCAGAACCAGGAGGTGAAGCCGGGATCCTGCCCCGAGTGCCAGTCAGCCGGCCCCTTTGAGGTCAACATGGAGGAG ACCATCTACCAGAACTACCAGCGCATCCGGATTCAGGAGAGTCCTGGCAAAGTGGCGGCCGGCCGGCTGCCCCGCTCCAAAGACGCCATCCTCCTTGCGGACCTGGTGGACAGCTGCAAGCCGGGCGACGAGATC GAGCTGACCGGCATCTACCACAACAACTACGACGGGGCTCTCAACACCGCCAATGGCTTCCCGGTCTTCGCCACCGTCATCCTGGCCAATCACGTGGCCAAGAAAGACAACAAGGTGGCCGTGGGTGAGCTGACCGACGAGGACGTGAAGATGATCACCAGCCTCTCCAAGGACCAGCAGATCGGGGAGAAG ATCTTTGCCAGCATCGCTCCTTCCATCTACGGGCACGAGGATATCAAGCGAGGCCTGGCGCTGGCCCTGTTCGGAGGGGAGCCCAAGAACCCCG GCGGCAAGCACAAGGTGAGGGGTGACATCAACGTGCTGCTGTGCGGGGACCCCGGCACGGCCAAGTCGCAGTTCCTCAAGTACGTGGAGAAGGTGTCCAGCCGGGCCATCTTCACCACCGGCCAGGGCGCCTCGGCCGTGGGCCTCACCGCGTATGTCCAGCGCCACCCGGTCAGCCGGGAGTGGACCCTGGAGGCTGGCGCCCTGGTGCTGGCTGACCGAGGAGTGTGCCTCATTGATGAATTTGACAAG ATGAACGACCAGGACAGGACCAGCATCCACGAGGCCATGGAGCAGCAGAGCATCTCCATCTCCAAGGCCGGCATCGTCACCTCCCTGCAGGCCCGCTGCACCGTCATCGCCGCTGCCAACCCCATAG GCGGCCGCTATGACCCCTCACTCACCTTCTCGGAGAACGTGGACCTCACCGAGCCCATCATCTCCCGCTTCGACGTCCTGTGTGTGGTCAGGGACACGGTGGACCCCGTGCAG GATGAGATGCTGGCCCGTTTCGTGGTTGGCAGCCACGTCAGACACCACCCCAGCAACAAGGAGGACGGGGGCCCAGGGGGCGCCCCCGAGCCCGCTATGCCCAACACCTATGGCGTGGAGCCCCTGCCGCAGGAGGTCCTGAGGAAGTACATCATCTATGCTAAGGAGAAGGTCCACCCGAAGCTCAACCAGATGGACCAGGACAAGGTGGCCAAGATGTACAGTGACCTGAGGAAGGAGTCGATG GCCACAGGCAGCATCCCCATCACCGTGCGGCACATTGAATCCATGATCCGCATGGCCGAGGCTCACGCGCGTATGCACCTGCGGGACTACGTCATGGAGGACGACGTGAATATGGCCATCCGCGTGATGCTTGAGAGCTTCGTGGACACGCAGAAGTTCAGCGTCATGCGTGGCATGCGGAAG ACGTTTGCCCGCTACCTGTCATTCCGCCGGGACAACAACGAACTGCTGCTGTTCATCCTGAAGCAGCTGGTGGCTGAGCAGGTGACGTATCAGCGCAACCGCTTTGGGGCCCAGCAGGACACGATCGAGGTGCCTGAGAAGGACTTGGTGGACAAG GCCCGGCAGATCAACATCCACAACCTGTCCGCCTTCTATGACAGCGAGCTCTTCCGGATGCACAAGTTCACCCACGACCTGAAGCGCAAGGTGATCCTGCAGCAGTTCTAG